Within Rissa tridactyla isolate bRisTri1 chromosome 4, bRisTri1.patW.cur.20221130, whole genome shotgun sequence, the genomic segment CTTCATATTTCACTTTTGCAATATGAAATGAACTGAATCGCTTGTGACTCTGGATGTTTGCTGTAGGGAAAATGTGGTTGAGCTTAAGACCTTAGTTTAGGAACATCTCAGCTGAGAGAtacagtggtaaaaaaaaaaggttatgaaaTTGGTATTTCTTTCATATTAGGAAATGTCTGATAGAACCTCTACTGCTCTTTGCTGCTCTTCCTCTATTCCACTTCACCAGGTGTacacaactcatttcagtccttctcccctccctgtgGGACAGACCAGTCAGGGCAACAATCATCACTACTTCTTGTATAAGGGTGAAGAACCTGTTGCAGCTGTGTGCTCGCATGAGGCTGTTTCTCAGCAAACACCAACAGCAGTCATGGGGATAGTCTTCATACTCTGTAAAATGTCTAAAACGTCCAGCTGTCCCACCCTACTTTGATTCAAAATAAAAGCACGCCCTTGCTTCCCCCAAAACCTGAATCCATTCTCTTTGCCTCATACTCAGAGTATTCACACACAGGTTTCCGGAGAAATAATGATTTCTGTGGTTTAAATCTGCCTGGATGTCTTAATGCCCGTGTTCATGTCTGCTCGACAGTTTTTCTCAATTAAGAGTTTCTGGCTATAGTCCAGGAACTCTGTCGGGAGTTAAAATAACGATATTAATGGTGCCAGCCGCAAGTGATATAATCAAAGTTCATCTGGAAGCCAGGACTCCTGGTAAACACTGGTGTATTCATTTGCAAGGAGGAAGCTGGTAAATGACTTATTTTTACAACAGTCTTTGTTTGCATCTCTTCCTAGGCTTGGTCCAAATGTTGACCTGAGTCAGCTTCTTGTCAGACCTGAACGCTACGGTCTGTTTGTATAACCAAAAAAATCAGGGGGCTTCTTGTCTGGGAGACCAGAAGCATGTGTTCCCTCGCTAAATGCGCAGCCCCACCCTTGCAAGAcattactaaaataaaattcatattgTGTCACGTGTGTTGGCCACAACCAGGCTTACCCATTGGGCTGGGTGTTGTCCTGCCTTGGAGAAATTATAATTGGTACCTTATAAACCCTAGGCTCAAAATGAATGCCCAGTGGGTAGGTTAGATAAACAAGCCAATTTCTGCGTACATGCTGGAGGGAAAGATGAGTACTGTTCCTAGTTAGGTTAGCAGCAGTGACTATACTTGGAAATCTAAACAGCAGTGCTACAGGAACTGAAATCATGGGAGGAGGCACCTCCACACAAATTAGTCTGAAAGCTTCGCTGCAGAAGGAAATTGAGGCAGGGCATAAGGAGGAAGTAAGGGAAACTTTGACTGGGAACATTGGCACGTTACCATGGACCCAGAGGATAACATGGTAAGCACATAGCGGGGAAGCAGTGTCTGCATTTTGGCCAGTTGGGGCACACTTTATTCCTCTGCGGCTTTAGCAGGGAAGTGGCTGCTCTGTGGGCACGGCTGCCGGTATTCGGTGCAATCGTGGGCTGCACAAAAGCAGTGTACAAATCTGTAAGGACTTGGGCTCCAGTGCTGCTCTGTCCAGGAGGACTTCCAGCTTGCCCTGAAGGCCCTGCGCTCGCTGTCCTGTCTGGCTGTGGAAGCACGCGGAAGGACTGACCGTGACTCAGAACCAGTAAGGTGTTTTAATTTCACCTTGGGAAATGTAAAGCAGTTGCACTGGCCAGAGGGGCCCATCTCCACTGCAGCACAGCTAAACTGCCAGCGTGCCAGGGGAGCACACCATCCTGTGTGGACTTCGGGGCTGTCTGAGGagcctgtccccagggacagCCAGTGCTGCAAGCACCCAGCGATACTCAAGGCACAATCAGGCATGGCTGGGGGGATGTACTTCCTGCAGGTTCCTGTGCCAGCCAGTACTCAGGCTGTGAATTGTCCCCAGGCAGCACAATGGACATTTTCCAATAATGAAGTCATCCTCAACAGGCAGAATAGAGGTTTAGCGCAAGAAACAAGGAGCCAGATTTGGGCAGACCTTTCAGTTGGACTAACGCTTGTTGTACCTCTTCTCATAAAAGACCTGCAGGATGAGTGGGGTTGGAGGGAGGGGTAGCAGGAGACAGTCTTTAAAAAGGAGTTAGGCTAAGAGAGGGGTTAGTTGTAGGTAAGCCTGCCTACACAAAGATGGATGCGATAAGCCCTCGTGGGGCTTTCTGGCAAAATTGCCTATGATGCGGTGATTGTGGAGGAgatattatagaatcacagaatggtaagggttggaagggaccttctgagatcatctagtccaccccccaccccaccccctgccaaagcagggtcacctagagcaggctgtccaggaatgcatccaggtgggttttgaatctctccagagaaaggagatttcacagcctctctgggcagcctgttccagtgctctgtcaccttcaaagtaaagaagtttttcctcatgttgagatggaatttcctgtgttccagtttgtgcccgttgccccttgtcctgttgctggccaccactgaagagagtctggccccatcctctcgaCGCCCACCTTTTAGATATTGATAAGTATtgctgagatcccctctcagtcttcttttctccaggctgaacagacccaggtctctcagcctttcctcttaagagaggtgctccattcccttgattgcctttgtagccctccactggactctctccagtagttccccatctttcttgaactgaggaccccagaactggacacagcactccagacgtggcctcaccagagcagagtagagggggaggatgacttcacttgacctgctggccatgctgttttCAATGCACCctaggagaccattggccttcttggccacaaggggaAGCCACATGTATCATTGTGCTTGTATTTATTACAGTGCCAAATGACTTCCTTTTGTATGTGGTTTTTGTCTATGATGACAATAAATGTTTCCTGAAATTCCAAAAGAATataagcaaaagaaacagaaacctaCATGGTATTTTCACAGCATTCTGgcataaaaataattgtaaatgGCAGAGCAGGAGCTTAAAAGTAGCAATGTGGAACTGTTGAATTCTCCACAAAACCTGTTTGTTCCATCTTCCCCCCATAAAAATTGCTGGGATCATGTCTGTAGGGATCGTGTACACTAAGTACACATTTCTGCATACTGCCTTATTTCATTACACTGAACTAACTCTTAAACTTTGATAAAAGTGCAGACAAGCTTTTTGGTGATCTTCTAAGACTGCATTAGAATGGCTTACTGATAAACAGTGGTTTTGTTACAGAAAACGTTCAGCCCTGCAGTATTTATGTCCTTTCCAAAGACACCTTGTGCTGTGGTTGTCCGAGTAGCACTGGTACTGCGGCAGCTTTCCAAACCCCTGAGCCTGCAGAGGGATTGGCAGGAGCCTGATGCACCACATCTTGCCTTCTTCATGATCCTGTGATGCTGAATTTCCTCTGTCTCTACAGGTCCCTTGCAACCATGATGAAGCGTAGACGGGTGCAGGTGCTCCTGATTCTGGTAGTTCTGTCCTTCCTTCTGATCCACTTCCACTTCCCACCCTGCAGCAACAACGTCCCCGCGGAAGGAAAACCTTCTCCAGTCCACATCCTCATTCTCTCCTCCTGGCGGTCAGGATCTTCCTTCACTGGACAACTTTTCAGCCAACACCCCAGCGTCTTCTACCTGATGGAGCCTGCATGGCATGTGTGGGTTACGATGTACCAGAGCACTGCCAAGGTCTTGCACATGGCAGTGCGGGACTTAGTCAGGTCGGTCTTTCTGTGTGACATGTCTGTGTTTGACGCTTACATGTCTAGCGAGAGGAAAATGTCTAACTTGTTTCAGTGGGAGACAAGCCGAGCCTTGTGCTCACCCCCTGCCTGTGAGTTCTTCAGTCGTGGTGACATAATCAGTTCAGCCAATTGCAAAACAATGTGTAGCAAGCGCCCATTCAGCAAGGTGGAGGAAGCTTGTAAAACTTACAGCCATATTGTCGTCAAGGAGGTTCGGTTCTTTGACCTGAAAGTTCTCTACCCGCTTCTCACTGATCCGTCCCTGAACCTCAAAATCATTCACTTGGTACGTGATCCTCGGGCTGTGTTCAGGTCCCGAGAGAATACAGTGGCAGAACTGAAATATGACACTAACATTGTTATGCGGTCCCATAAGAGGAGGGGAGAAATGGAGTCCTACGACACAATGCAAATCATCTGCAAAAGCCACGTTGAGATGTACAAAGCAGGTAGTCAGGCCGCTCCCAGCTTCCTCAAAGACCGCTACCTGATGGTTCGCTATGAAGACATTGTCAGAGAACCCCTGGCAAAGACTGCTGAGATGTACAGGTTTGCAGAACTTCATTTCACACCAGAACTTCAGACGTGGGTGCACAACATCACCCATGGGAAGGGGCAAGGAGCACAGACCTTTGTTATTGGGTCCAGAGATGCGATGAGAGTATCCCAGGCCTGGAGGAAGATCCTTCCCttccagaaaatagaaaaagtgCAAGATGTGTGCAAGGATGCAATGGACTTGCTGGGCTACCGGCTCCTTCAGTCCGAAGAAGAGCAAAAAGATATGTCACTGGATCTTTTGATTGCCCAGAACTCCTCTGAGTAACAAATTCTGAAGGCAGAAAAACTGCTCTCTGCACCTACTCTCTGAAGGCTGCAGAGTGGAGGACTGTTTACTAGAGCAAAGGAGGACAGAGGTGCATGCATACGTGTGTAAGAGCGCATGTATGGATGTTCTATGCAAGGACAAGTAACACAGGAACCCCGACTGCAATCGGGAGAGCTTtctcagcagcacagctgtggtggagggaaaaagacttcactgagacgttcaaattaacaatttatttggacttcactcacaggtccaaTGCGCCACTATTGCAGgttttatggatacaatggagGTACAATggagaatgcactattgcaatttaaaaaggaACTTGCATCACTCTCCAAGGCCCCTGGAGGCTCAGCCACAATGCAGGCTGAAGTAATTTGAGTCTGTTTTCCAAATTCAGTCCATGGTTTATGTGAAAGAGGAAGTAAGCAAAAGAGGTTGGAGCAAACAGAATGCTAAAGGTGTGGGACCAGCTAGCAGAGCTCAAACCCCTCGCAGACCACAGCTAAATACTAGTGAAACCACATAGAGCAATTGCactgcaaaggaaaaggagattTAAATGGAAGCTGAATAAAGAGAACGTTATTTGTCATGCTGCCATGGCAGAATATGTAATGCCAGGAGGGATGCAAGTATGACCAGACATTGGTTTCTggaaagataacttttttttggAATGGTTGAGTTTTCAAGtccagtttttcttttgctccagACAATGTTGGGGAAATGTTTGTGTTCACTTACTACATAatgggaaaacagaataaaacaactATAGTTGAAAATAAAAGCTCCTGGGTTTGCATATGGCGATCCATTTCTGTGACTATGtgaatccatttatttttcagctgaagtAATTCTGTCTTCTAGCTTTCAAACCCAAGAATAGTTGTTTCCCTGGGAGTTCTTGCAGTCCACACGAGTGACTGAGAAGAATTCGTGCTAAGGTTGAGACTGTAAAGACAAGGTAAGGACAACACAGATTCCATTGGTATAAATACTGGAACTGGGAAGACAGGTTAACGGCAGGGGACTGAAGAAGCTGAAAGGAGAATGGGAAATTATCCTATTGAATTATTGGGTTGAGAGTATTTCCTGTCTtagagcaaaacaaaattatgtttaataGACTATGCCATTCTCCACCATCTCCATTGGAGATGCTGTTCTCCCACCTCCAGTGGGAATATGTAGCTCAAAACctgaacagaattatttttaccTGTTTTTAACAGCGTTCTGTAAGACAAGGAGAAAAGCTTATTACCAGACTTGGGGAGTGAAATGCCTACAAATACCTCCTTCCAAACATCCTTTTTCATGTGTAAATTGCAGAGTCCCTTTAATATGCATTTGTTTAACAGTGCATTCAGATATTGGTCCAGAGCCGGAATATTTCCACTACCTTGCAGACAGCAAGGCAGGATCATAGGCATGGGGCTTTATTATTTACTcctggccagcaggagcagggaagtgatggtgcctctgtactcggcgctagtgaggcctcacctcaagtgctgtgttcagttctaggcccctctgtacaagagggacattgaagtgctggagcgtgtccagaggagagctaccaggctggtgaggggtctggagaccaggtcatatgaggagagggtgagggagctgggcacgtttagcttggagaagaggaggctcaggggagacctcattgccctctacaactccctgaaaggagggtgcagagaggggggtgttggcctcttctcccaggtgagtaatgacaggaccagaggaaatggtctgaagctgcggcaggggaggtttagattagatatgaggaagaattactttactgaaagagtggtcaggcactgggacagcctgtccagggaggtggttgagtcaccatccctagaggtgtttaagaaatgtctagatgtggcacttcagggcatgctctagtggcagagattgtaggttgtttggttggacttgatgatctcaaaggtcctttccaaccatgaagattctatgattctattctgagGATGTGCATCCTTGGGAGAAGGTGATCAAGGCAAGGCTGGCCACTGGAGGTGATCTGAAGAGGCTCCAGGCAAGATCAGGGCATTCAGGGCCACGGGAAGCTGtgttccccttccctctccaccaCCGCCACCCCACACATCCCCAGGCCCACTTTGCTGCTCCGGTGCTCCTCTTCCCTGTttgccctggctgcagcccctTGCCCCAAGGCCCTGTTCACTTCGTTGGTCAGCTGCTCTCCTCGTGCCAGTGTAGCTCTGGTGAGGAGTGCTCGTGTTAAATCTACCAGAAGGGCATCGGGTGCCCACTATAGAAAAGTGACAATGTCTACCTGGAGGACTAGACCTCGTTTGCATGTTATTAAAAAGTTGCAGtatcttcttaaaaagaaacacatactgctgaattttaaaattagagGATATAGTGACTGTGTTCATGTTTGAAGGTGTATAGGCAAGAAACAGTGTCCAGCCTCTACCTATTGTGTGTGTTTGAAGGGTGGGAGAAAAGGATTCACTTTGGCTGCGTAGTAGTCTCTAACAGGAGGAAGAAGGCTCTTCTGACAAATTCACAGCAGCTGGGTCGGTTGGTTTTTTGTACCAGAGAATGAATGAGGATTTTGTTATGTGCTGATTCTGCTGAGGAGAGCAGGGCAAGTAACCTGACAGACAGACACTGAGCAGTTACGTTGGTTAGCAAGAGAAAGTAGCTGCCAGCTGAAGAGTGGACCTGTGGAGTGAACCGATGAGCCATCCCTGGTTAGCAGTCAGCTCTGAGACCACAAAA encodes:
- the CHST4 gene encoding carbohydrate sulfotransferase 4; protein product: MGGGTSTQISLKASLQKEIEAGHKEEVRETLTGNIGTLPWTQRITWSLATMMKRRRVQVLLILVVLSFLLIHFHFPPCSNNVPAEGKPSPVHILILSSWRSGSSFTGQLFSQHPSVFYLMEPAWHVWVTMYQSTAKVLHMAVRDLVRSVFLCDMSVFDAYMSSERKMSNLFQWETSRALCSPPACEFFSRGDIISSANCKTMCSKRPFSKVEEACKTYSHIVVKEVRFFDLKVLYPLLTDPSLNLKIIHLVRDPRAVFRSRENTVAELKYDTNIVMRSHKRRGEMESYDTMQIICKSHVEMYKAGSQAAPSFLKDRYLMVRYEDIVREPLAKTAEMYRFAELHFTPELQTWVHNITHGKGQGAQTFVIGSRDAMRVSQAWRKILPFQKIEKVQDVCKDAMDLLGYRLLQSEEEQKDMSLDLLIAQNSSE